In Dermacentor silvarum isolate Dsil-2018 chromosome 2, BIME_Dsil_1.4, whole genome shotgun sequence, the following proteins share a genomic window:
- the LOC119442373 gene encoding immediate early response 3-interacting protein 1-like, with amino-acid sequence MAITLYNLFEAALLCINAIAVLHEKRFLEKINWGREQAAHGFEPGAKSQIINLIHSVRTVMRIPLVFINSLIIIFKLIFG; translated from the exons ATGGCGATCACCCTGTACAACTTGTTTGAAGCAGCGCTGTTATGTATCAATGCCATTGCCGTGCTGCACGAGAAGCGATTTCTGGAAAAGA TAAACTGGGGCCGAGAGCAAGCCGCACATGGGTTCGAGCCTGGTGCTAAGTCGCAGATAATTAATTTGATTCATTCTGTGCGGACGGTTATGAGGA tACCCCTGGTCTTCATCAACAGCTTGATCATAATTTTCAAGCTAATCTTTGGGTGA